A genomic segment from Candidatus Leptovillus gracilis encodes:
- a CDS encoding AAA family ATPase, whose protein sequence is MSTNPQFGFEIEHYKPEWDRLGVVVPPFNIEADPRFMYLSTETRRALSKVSYMVEAGQGASVIVGEIGTGKTTLASWFHSRYHRRPDFVAAKIDETPKKSGLLLLRRIAAEFGLRTRRATEDQLNEFRAFLIEKTADGILPLIIIDEAHELGPEQFVELRRLLNFRDPRGGKAYQLVLLGRPELDINLREVPDFNDRVATRSSLDPLTPDDTRSL, encoded by the coding sequence ATGAGTACAAACCCCCAATTTGGATTTGAAATAGAACACTACAAGCCGGAGTGGGATCGGTTGGGTGTTGTTGTCCCACCATTCAACATCGAAGCCGACCCAAGATTCATGTACCTGTCCACGGAAACCAGACGCGCCCTCTCTAAAGTGAGCTACATGGTAGAAGCGGGGCAAGGGGCATCTGTGATCGTCGGCGAAATTGGTACCGGCAAGACGACCCTGGCCTCCTGGTTTCACAGCCGTTACCATCGCCGCCCCGACTTTGTTGCCGCAAAAATAGACGAGACGCCTAAAAAGAGCGGTCTTCTATTATTGCGACGCATCGCCGCTGAATTTGGTTTACGCACCCGCCGTGCCACTGAAGACCAGCTAAATGAATTTCGCGCCTTTCTTATAGAAAAAACGGCCGATGGTATTCTGCCCCTTATCATCATTGACGAGGCTCACGAATTAGGCCCTGAACAATTTGTTGAATTACGCCGCCTGCTAAACTTTAGAGACCCGCGTGGTGGCAAAGCCTATCAATTAGTTCTGCTCGGCCGCCCAGAATTAGATATTAACCTGCGCGAGGTGCCAGACTTCAATGATCGTGTTGCGACACGTTCCTCACTAGACCCGCTTACCCCCGACGATACACGCTCCTTATAG
- a CDS encoding MBL fold metallo-hydrolase, which produces MKIYTLDLNFQHVPQTIAAYLVVGDGGPVLVETGPGSTLAALKSALGQHGFQPADVRHVLVTHIHLDHAGAAGWWAQQGAQVYVHHFGAPHLINPDRLLQSASRIYGDKMDALWGDFLPSPAERVTTVADGDVIEVVGLRFTAIETPGHARHHHVFRLGGVAFTGDAAGIHLPDMPMIDVPAPPPEFDLEAWENSIDRLLAENLQTLYPTHFGAVNDPIQHLTTLKGQIRETAVYIKTQLDAGVARDKLVETYNQWNRNRAKSAGMSDAAIHQYEISNPWYMSVDGISRYWRKREKGAAS; this is translated from the coding sequence ATGAAGATTTACACACTCGACCTAAACTTTCAACATGTTCCCCAAACCATTGCCGCCTACCTGGTTGTCGGCGATGGCGGCCCGGTGCTTGTCGAAACCGGCCCTGGTTCAACGTTAGCTGCGCTGAAAAGCGCGTTGGGCCAACATGGCTTTCAGCCAGCCGATGTGCGGCATGTGTTGGTGACACATATCCACCTGGACCATGCCGGGGCGGCCGGTTGGTGGGCGCAGCAGGGCGCCCAGGTGTACGTCCACCACTTTGGCGCGCCACACCTGATCAACCCTGACCGATTGTTACAGAGCGCCAGCCGCATTTATGGCGACAAGATGGACGCGCTTTGGGGCGATTTTTTGCCATCGCCGGCCGAGCGGGTGACAACCGTCGCTGATGGTGATGTGATCGAGGTGGTTGGTCTGCGTTTTACAGCGATTGAGACGCCCGGCCATGCGCGCCACCATCACGTTTTCCGTCTGGGCGGTGTGGCCTTTACCGGTGACGCGGCGGGCATCCATTTGCCCGATATGCCGATGATTGACGTGCCCGCGCCACCGCCAGAATTTGACCTGGAAGCCTGGGAAAACAGCATTGACCGCTTGCTGGCAGAAAACTTACAGACGTTGTACCCCACCCACTTTGGCGCGGTGAACGACCCAATCCAACATTTGACGACGTTGAAAGGGCAGATACGGGAGACGGCCGTCTACATCAAAACCCAGCTCGACGCCGGTGTAGCGCGCGACAAACTAGTGGAAACGTACAATCAATGGAACCGAAACCGCGCCAAAAGTGCTGGCATGTCCGACGCAGCGATTCACCAATATGAAATCTCCAACCCCTGGTATATGTCGGTAGACGGCATCAGCCGTTACTGGCGCAAACGCGAGAAAGGGGCTGCAAGTTAA
- a CDS encoding response regulator transcription factor, whose product MLNLLIVEDNEKLRPALTAGLAATNRVRVVYDTAAGEDALEFCLSGEAPDVILMDVQLAGVMNGIETAVAIRRELPRLPIVFYSIQDDDAYYRDFRRAGILSHYAYVRKSNYLLPAMIVPLLLDAVNGRSFIDPDIESRVQEVRHKDENAPMDLLEPNEQIVARMLAQGLSNKQIADRLGFRDKRTISRINGQIYTTWGLNDTTDDEKVARTRASLIVHSGQLITWDEDGLPHVRNKRGEWVIWEL is encoded by the coding sequence ATGCTGAATCTGCTGATTGTAGAAGACAACGAGAAGCTGCGACCCGCCCTCACAGCCGGCTTGGCCGCCACGAATAGGGTCCGCGTCGTCTACGATACGGCGGCGGGCGAAGACGCGCTGGAATTTTGCCTGTCCGGCGAAGCGCCAGACGTGATCTTGATGGATGTGCAGTTGGCGGGGGTGATGAATGGCATTGAAACGGCCGTCGCCATCCGCCGCGAACTGCCCCGCCTGCCCATCGTTTTCTACTCCATCCAGGACGACGACGCCTATTACCGCGACTTTCGCCGCGCGGGCATCCTCAGCCATTACGCCTACGTGCGCAAATCCAACTACCTGCTGCCGGCGATGATTGTGCCGTTGCTGCTGGATGCGGTGAACGGCCGTTCCTTCATAGACCCAGACATCGAGTCGCGCGTCCAGGAAGTGCGCCACAAAGATGAAAACGCCCCCATGGACCTGCTAGAACCCAACGAGCAAATCGTCGCCCGTATGTTGGCCCAGGGCCTCAGCAACAAACAAATCGCCGACCGGCTCGGCTTCCGCGACAAACGCACCATCAGCCGTATCAACGGCCAAATCTACACCACCTGGGGCCTCAACGACACCACCGACGACGAAAAAGTCGCCCGCACCCGCGCCAGCCTCATCGTCCACAGCGGCCAGCTCATCACCTGGGACGAAGATGGCCTGCCCCATGTCCGCAACAAACGGGGCGAATGGGTTATCTGGGAGCTATAA
- a CDS encoding DUF1361 domain-containing protein, producing the protein MTTIDLKSLKQAETAVHPTRHLILIGLALAFASSLATMMVVLRMLYTGQLQFTFLVWNLFLAWLPFLFAAMVYGFRGRPFVTGVMGTLWLLFLPNALYLVTDLIHLYPWGDVPFWYDAIMLFAFALTGLMLGLVSLYLLHTVVAAQYGARIGWAFVLVVSGLSGLGVYIGRFLRWNSWDMFTSPLRVVEDVAISLLHPEMFLKTFVTTGLMTAVFILAYVVLFMTPRLAIDD; encoded by the coding sequence GTGACAACAATTGATTTAAAGAGTTTGAAGCAGGCGGAAACGGCCGTTCACCCTACCCGCCACCTTATCTTAATTGGCCTGGCTCTGGCTTTTGCTTCCAGTCTGGCGACGATGATGGTGGTCTTACGGATGTTGTACACCGGCCAACTACAGTTCACCTTTTTGGTGTGGAATTTGTTCCTGGCCTGGCTGCCGTTTTTGTTTGCGGCGATGGTGTATGGGTTTCGCGGACGGCCGTTTGTCACTGGCGTCATGGGCACGCTGTGGCTGCTGTTCCTACCCAACGCCCTTTACCTGGTGACCGATTTGATCCACCTTTACCCCTGGGGCGACGTGCCTTTCTGGTACGACGCCATCATGCTGTTTGCCTTTGCCCTGACCGGTTTGATGTTAGGTTTGGTGTCGCTTTATTTGCTGCACACGGTGGTGGCGGCGCAATATGGGGCGCGCATTGGCTGGGCCTTTGTGCTGGTGGTCTCCGGCTTATCTGGGCTGGGGGTGTATATCGGCCGATTTTTGCGCTGGAACAGTTGGGACATGTTCACCAGTCCGCTGCGCGTGGTGGAAGACGTCGCCATCAGCCTGCTGCACCCGGAGATGTTTTTGAAGACCTTTGTGACGACGGGACTAATGACGGCCGTTTTTATTCTGGCCTATGTGGTGTTGTTTATGACGCCCCGGTTGGCGATTGACGATTGA
- a CDS encoding DMT family transporter gives MTAQAIPYITLLGFLFGTTLIASRFGVDQFPPATFIGLRLTLAGLGFLAVYLLAGRRHPLPTDRRLLKHAAVMGIFGTAVPMLTIVSSLQYLSSGIASVLITTGPAVIVLLAHFTLPDESLNRRKAAGVALALSGAVLLAASGETGLTNNTQTNPLGYLLIFTAIILGNGMTVYARKYLSDYDSFDVSGVSMGVAALAVMPLSFVFLGLDFHAVTSGGFVALFWAALIGTFAGTLLTFYNLKRFGATASAMTAYIMPIVAGIGGVVVLHERVTAVMLAGMAIIILGIVVLQSPRRQSKNLAQTI, from the coding sequence GTGACAGCACAGGCAATCCCTTACATCACCCTATTGGGCTTTCTTTTTGGCACAACCTTAATTGCGTCGCGTTTTGGCGTAGACCAATTTCCCCCGGCCACCTTCATTGGCCTGCGCTTAACCCTGGCGGGACTGGGTTTTCTGGCAGTCTATCTGCTGGCCGGCCGCCGCCATCCCTTGCCCACCGACCGCCGTCTGTTAAAACACGCGGCGGTGATGGGCATTTTTGGCACGGCCGTGCCCATGCTGACCATCGTCTCCTCCCTGCAATATCTCTCCAGCGGCATTGCCTCCGTCCTCATCACCACCGGCCCGGCGGTCATCGTCCTGTTGGCCCATTTCACCCTACCCGATGAATCTCTCAACCGGCGCAAAGCAGCTGGCGTGGCCCTGGCCCTAAGCGGCGCTGTGCTGCTGGCGGCCAGCGGCGAAACTGGCCTGACCAACAATACACAGACCAACCCCCTGGGCTACCTGCTCATTTTCACCGCCATCATTCTGGGCAACGGCATGACCGTTTACGCCCGCAAATACCTCAGCGACTATGATTCTTTCGATGTTTCCGGCGTCAGCATGGGCGTCGCCGCTTTGGCCGTGATGCCTCTCTCCTTCGTTTTCCTGGGTTTAGACTTCCATGCTGTCACCTCTGGCGGCTTTGTGGCCCTGTTTTGGGCAGCTCTGATCGGCACGTTTGCCGGAACGCTGCTGACCTTTTACAACCTGAAGCGTTTCGGCGCAACGGCCTCGGCCATGACCGCTTACATCATGCCGATTGTGGCCGGAATTGGCGGCGTCGTGGTATTGCATGAACGAGTGACGGCCGTTATGCTGGCGGGTATGGCGATCATCATTTTGGGTATTGTTGTTTTGCAAAGCCCGCGCCGCCAAAGCAAAAATTTGGCTCAAACAATTTAG
- a CDS encoding pyruvate, phosphate dikinase, with protein sequence MTKYVYLFNEVELATEHVGGAWDDVRSLLGGKGANLGEMTRINLPVPPGFTVTTEACNAYLAANMQFPDGMWEQELEAMKATEEQTGKKFGDPSNPLLVSCRSGSRFSMPGMMDTVLNIGLNDETAESMTEFTGDERFVYDAYRRLVQMFGSVVLGIDDDVFEHPLEQYKAEKGYKSDTEMNAEDWKTMTEVFKAAIKEHQGFDFPQDPYEQLKLATEAVFQSWNGKRAVDYRNAANIRHDLGTAVNIQTMVFGNMGNSSGTGVAFTRDPATGENILYGDYLINAQGEDVVAGIRNTSKIQFMGQELPEAYAEFLEVQETLEQHYRDMQDVEFTVERGKLWMLQTRDGKRTAKAAVKIAVEMAEEGLISQEEAIKRVQPDQVDTLLHPQFDPKAKKQATDEGKRFATGVNASPGAAVGRIYLDADLTEKMAKEHGQDVIMVRPFTKPDDVHGMLAAKGILTSEGGATSHAAVVARQFGIPCVVGASDVRIDLENRVVTANGITLKEGDYISVDGATGEAFLGQIPSVAPSLEEQTELMTLLSWADEITAREGTRAVPSGWPTRGLQVWANADYPEDARRARSYGAKGIGLCRTEHMFFEPARLPVVQRMILADKVEDRQTALDELLPFQRSDFDGLFEAMTGLPVIIRLIDPPLHEFMPDEHALMEEVIENRIKGVADLTKETLLANIQAMHESNPMMGLRGVRLSVMMPEIVEMQVRAIFEAAADVKLRGFEPKPEVMIPLTGHINELHFIQPKLERIAAAVMEEKGVQFHYKFGTMIEIPRAGLTADQIAATAEFFSFGTNDLTQFTFGYSRDDAERNFLVKYVEDGILPKNPFQTIDPDGVGQLMDIAVKKGRSTRLDLEVGICGEHGGDPESIALCHKLGLNYVSCSPFRVPVARLAAAHAALDGKK encoded by the coding sequence ATGACAAAATATGTTTATTTATTCAACGAAGTAGAACTCGCCACCGAACATGTGGGTGGCGCCTGGGATGACGTTCGCTCCCTATTGGGTGGCAAGGGCGCCAATCTGGGCGAAATGACCCGCATCAACCTGCCGGTTCCCCCTGGGTTCACCGTGACCACCGAAGCCTGTAATGCCTATCTGGCCGCCAATATGCAGTTCCCCGATGGCATGTGGGAGCAAGAATTGGAAGCCATGAAGGCGACCGAAGAACAGACCGGCAAAAAATTTGGCGACCCAAGCAACCCGCTGCTCGTCTCCTGCCGCTCCGGTTCTCGCTTCTCCATGCCTGGCATGATGGATACCGTCCTGAACATCGGCCTGAACGATGAAACGGCCGAATCCATGACCGAATTTACCGGCGACGAACGCTTCGTCTATGATGCTTACCGCCGTCTGGTGCAGATGTTTGGTTCCGTTGTCCTGGGCATTGACGACGACGTTTTTGAACACCCCCTGGAACAATATAAAGCCGAAAAAGGGTACAAAAGCGACACCGAAATGAACGCCGAAGATTGGAAAACCATGACCGAAGTGTTCAAAGCGGCCATCAAAGAGCATCAGGGTTTCGATTTCCCCCAAGACCCCTACGAACAACTCAAGTTGGCGACCGAAGCCGTCTTCCAATCCTGGAATGGCAAGCGGGCTGTGGATTATCGCAATGCTGCCAATATCCGCCACGACCTGGGCACGGCCGTTAACATCCAGACGATGGTCTTTGGCAACATGGGCAACAGCTCCGGCACTGGCGTCGCCTTCACCCGCGACCCCGCCACCGGCGAAAACATTCTTTATGGCGATTATTTGATTAACGCTCAGGGTGAAGATGTGGTGGCCGGTATTCGCAATACCTCCAAAATTCAATTCATGGGCCAGGAACTGCCCGAAGCGTATGCCGAGTTCCTGGAAGTGCAGGAAACGCTGGAACAGCATTACCGCGACATGCAAGACGTAGAATTTACCGTCGAACGTGGCAAACTGTGGATGCTGCAAACCCGCGACGGCAAGCGCACGGCAAAAGCGGCCGTTAAAATTGCCGTAGAGATGGCCGAAGAAGGACTGATCAGCCAAGAAGAAGCCATCAAGCGCGTCCAGCCAGACCAGGTGGACACTTTGCTCCATCCCCAATTTGACCCGAAAGCCAAAAAGCAGGCCACCGACGAAGGCAAGCGTTTTGCCACCGGCGTTAACGCTTCACCCGGCGCGGCCGTGGGGCGTATCTATCTGGATGCCGACCTGACCGAGAAAATGGCGAAAGAACATGGGCAGGACGTGATTATGGTACGGCCGTTCACCAAACCCGATGACGTTCATGGCATGTTGGCCGCCAAAGGAATCCTTACCAGTGAAGGTGGGGCTACATCTCATGCGGCCGTCGTCGCCCGCCAATTTGGCATCCCCTGTGTCGTTGGCGCTTCCGATGTGCGCATTGACCTGGAAAACCGGGTAGTAACAGCCAACGGCATTACCCTGAAAGAAGGCGACTACATTTCCGTAGACGGCGCGACCGGCGAAGCCTTCCTGGGCCAGATTCCTTCCGTTGCTCCTTCCCTGGAAGAGCAAACCGAACTCATGACGCTGCTCAGTTGGGCCGATGAAATCACCGCCAGAGAAGGCACTCGCGCCGTACCGTCCGGTTGGCCGACACGCGGTTTACAGGTGTGGGCCAACGCCGATTACCCTGAAGACGCCCGCCGCGCCCGTTCCTACGGCGCCAAAGGCATCGGCCTCTGCCGCACCGAGCATATGTTCTTCGAGCCGGCGCGTTTGCCCGTTGTGCAGCGCATGATCCTGGCCGACAAAGTAGAAGACCGCCAGACAGCATTGGACGAACTGCTGCCTTTCCAACGCAGCGACTTCGACGGATTGTTCGAGGCCATGACCGGCCTGCCCGTCATCATCCGCCTGATTGACCCACCGCTGCATGAGTTCATGCCCGACGAACACGCTCTGATGGAAGAAGTTATCGAAAACCGCATCAAGGGCGTGGCAGATCTTACCAAAGAAACGCTGCTGGCCAACATCCAGGCGATGCACGAAAGCAACCCGATGATGGGTTTGCGCGGCGTCCGCCTGAGCGTGATGATGCCGGAAATCGTGGAAATGCAGGTGCGGGCTATCTTTGAAGCGGCCGCCGACGTGAAACTGCGCGGTTTTGAGCCGAAGCCGGAAGTGATGATTCCGTTAACCGGCCACATCAACGAGCTGCATTTCATCCAACCCAAACTGGAACGGATTGCCGCCGCGGTGATGGAAGAAAAAGGGGTGCAGTTCCATTACAAATTTGGCACGATGATCGAAATCCCCCGCGCCGGTCTGACAGCCGATCAGATCGCTGCGACGGCCGAGTTCTTCTCCTTTGGAACCAACGACCTGACCCAGTTCACCTTTGGCTACAGCCGCGACGACGCCGAACGCAACTTCCTGGTGAAGTACGTGGAGGATGGCATTCTGCCCAAGAATCCCTTCCAGACCATTGACCCGGATGGCGTGGGCCAACTGATGGACATCGCCGTGAAGAAGGGACGCAGCACCCGCCTGGACCTGGAGGTAGGTATCTGCGGTGAACATGGCGGCGACCCCGAAAGCATCGCTCTGTGCCATAAGCTGGGCTTGAATTATGTTTCTTGTTCGCCGTTCCGTGTGCCGGTGGCCCGCCTGGCGGCCGCCCACGCGGCGTTGGATGGCAAGAAGTAG
- the focA gene encoding formate transporter FocA, with amino-acid sequence MAKKAENAGVSKANLGIYRMTSLSVLAGAFIAMGAVFSTAVTTGAAGVLPYGVVRLLAGLAFCLGLILVVGAGAELFTGNNLIVMAWADKKVTTGALLRNWVVVYVGNFVGALVTAVGMFLTQQYAFNNGAVGLNALNTASAKVQLGFVQAIMLGIFCNALVCLAVWLCIGARTAADKILAIIFPITAFVAAGFEHSVANMYFIPIGLLVKAGAPAEFWANVGKTAVDYPALTWSNFFLVNLLPVTIGNIIGGALMVGLVYWFIYLRPSWTGK; translated from the coding sequence ATGGCCAAAAAGGCGGAAAACGCCGGCGTGTCTAAAGCCAACCTGGGCATTTACCGCATGACGTCCCTGTCTGTGTTGGCGGGCGCGTTTATTGCGATGGGGGCTGTCTTTTCAACGGCCGTCACCACCGGAGCAGCCGGTGTGCTGCCCTATGGCGTGGTCAGATTATTGGCCGGTTTGGCCTTTTGCCTGGGCCTGATTTTGGTCGTTGGCGCGGGCGCGGAGCTGTTCACCGGCAATAATTTGATTGTGATGGCCTGGGCAGACAAGAAAGTGACCACCGGGGCGCTGCTGCGGAACTGGGTGGTGGTGTATGTGGGTAATTTTGTTGGCGCGTTGGTAACGGCCGTTGGCATGTTCCTGACCCAGCAATACGCCTTTAACAATGGCGCTGTGGGCCTCAACGCCCTCAACACGGCCAGCGCCAAAGTGCAGTTGGGCTTTGTCCAGGCCATCATGCTGGGCATCTTTTGTAATGCGTTGGTGTGCCTGGCCGTCTGGCTGTGCATTGGCGCGCGCACGGCCGCCGACAAAATCCTGGCGATCATTTTCCCCATTACCGCTTTTGTGGCCGCCGGCTTTGAGCACAGCGTCGCCAATATGTATTTTATTCCGATTGGACTGCTGGTTAAGGCCGGCGCGCCGGCTGAATTTTGGGCCAATGTCGGCAAAACGGCCGTTGACTATCCTGCCCTCACCTGGAGCAATTTCTTCCTGGTTAATTTGCTGCCTGTTACCATTGGCAACATCATTGGCGGGGCGCTGATGGTGGGGCTGGTCTATTGGTTTATCTACTTGCGGCCAAGTTGGACGGGCAAATAA
- a CDS encoding SPFH domain-containing protein, whose translation MWWMLAVLIITFAVGLGAWLGGVAGLVGTAVAMLLGLVVWAVRRAAYVLVPEMEAALVYDSGGRFVRFLPPGGHWLRPFSEHISATIATDSTAVTGRTTGLQTIGGLALAVEWRLTYTLNVFAVPADQQAKVARTLAKNPAAAARSHLGNVLQHVIGEYTIEQLTLPGAHKQLEAQVKAALDGRLRPLAFQVSRVMIGAIDMPPHVKAALEAVHERHMQAENEAKALARLQQVVSQFSDADMQRLIELERIRHIGQHGVIIPYPTLFEAERQNGLSYSRTTQ comes from the coding sequence ATGTGGTGGATGTTGGCTGTACTCATAATAACTTTTGCCGTTGGGTTAGGTGCGTGGCTGGGCGGTGTGGCCGGGCTGGTAGGCACGGCCGTTGCCATGCTGTTGGGTCTGGTGGTCTGGGCTGTTCGGCGAGCGGCTTATGTGCTTGTGCCGGAGATGGAGGCAGCGCTGGTATACGATAGTGGTGGGCGGTTTGTCCGCTTTTTACCACCGGGCGGCCATTGGTTACGGCCGTTTAGCGAACATATCAGCGCCACAATTGCCACCGATTCAACGGCCGTAACCGGCCGAACCACCGGCCTGCAAACCATCGGCGGCCTGGCGCTGGCCGTAGAATGGCGTCTCACCTATACGCTAAATGTGTTTGCCGTCCCGGCCGACCAACAGGCCAAAGTGGCCCGCACCCTGGCGAAAAATCCGGCGGCGGCCGCGCGCAGCCACCTGGGCAACGTTTTGCAGCATGTCATCGGCGAATACACCATTGAGCAGTTGACCCTGCCCGGCGCCCACAAGCAGTTGGAGGCGCAGGTAAAGGCGGCGCTGGATGGGCGGTTACGGCCGTTGGCCTTTCAGGTGAGCCGGGTGATGATTGGCGCGATAGACATGCCGCCCCATGTCAAAGCCGCTCTGGAGGCGGTCCACGAACGGCACATGCAGGCCGAAAATGAAGCCAAAGCGCTCGCCCGGCTGCAACAAGTCGTCAGCCAATTCTCCGATGCCGACATGCAGCGCCTGATCGAACTGGAGCGTATCCGTCACATCGGCCAACATGGCGTTATCATTCCCTATCCCACCTTGTTCGAGGCGGAGCGGCAAAATGGCCTGTCCTATTCCCGAACGACGCAATAA
- a CDS encoding RpiB/LacA/LacB family sugar-phosphate isomerase, which translates to MKIAIGSDERAHLTDAVLADLQARGHTPLPFGPLADQPGYWPAVARQVAEAVASGAADEGILFCWTGTGVSLAANKVPGIRAALCDDAETARGARLWNNANILCLSLRRTSEIIAKEILDAWFAATYQPNETDDACLAQVAALEADYRR; encoded by the coding sequence ATGAAAATTGCCATTGGTTCCGATGAACGCGCCCACCTGACAGACGCCGTGCTGGCCGATTTGCAGGCACGCGGTCACACGCCCCTTCCCTTTGGCCCGCTGGCCGACCAGCCTGGATATTGGCCGGCCGTTGCCCGACAGGTCGCCGAAGCCGTCGCCAGCGGCGCGGCCGACGAAGGCATTCTCTTCTGCTGGACCGGGACTGGCGTCAGTCTGGCGGCCAACAAGGTCCCCGGCATTCGCGCTGCCCTGTGCGACGACGCCGAAACCGCTCGCGGCGCGCGCCTGTGGAACAACGCCAACATTCTCTGCCTCTCCCTGCGCCGCACCTCGGAGATCATCGCCAAAGAAATCCTGGACGCCTGGTTTGCCGCCACCTACCAACCCAACGAGACCGACGACGCCTGTCTGGCCCAGGTCGCCGCCCTTGAGGCCGATTACCGGCGATAG
- a CDS encoding radical SAM protein — MFYNQAMDALKKFKLLADNADLEPAEEVSLQPAPHIAPCGIPINDPQPRSSGGFANRHTPAASPQQALGIHHAKMPGGKTIPLLKTLLTSACERNCFYCPFRAGRDFRRTTFQPDEMAKSFMDLYRAGVAEGLFLSSGIIKGGAATQDKLLDTVAILREKHLFRGYVHLKIMPGAERAQVERAMQLANRLSVNLEAPNDHRLALLAPKKHFWDELVRPLQWIEDIRQSQPGSMGWNGRWPSTTTQFVVGAVGESDLELLSTTEYLYQKLRIGRAYFSSFRPQPDTPLAHLPASDRRREHRLYQTSFLFRDYGFDLEDLPFTPDGNLPLDIDPKLAWAQQNLLQNPVELNRAERQQLLRVPGIGPISAQTILNARRLGVLRDIADLQLLGVQTKNLKPFVLLDGRRPTFQLPLW; from the coding sequence ATGTTCTATAATCAGGCCATGGACGCCCTGAAAAAATTCAAACTGCTGGCCGATAACGCCGATCTGGAACCCGCCGAAGAAGTCTCCTTGCAGCCCGCGCCGCATATTGCGCCCTGCGGCATCCCAATAAACGATCCCCAACCCAGATCGAGCGGCGGCTTTGCCAACCGCCACACTCCAGCCGCCAGCCCGCAGCAAGCCCTCGGTATCCATCACGCCAAAATGCCCGGCGGCAAAACAATTCCGCTGCTCAAAACCCTGTTAACTTCGGCCTGTGAACGCAACTGCTTTTACTGCCCCTTCCGCGCCGGCCGTGACTTTCGCCGTACCACCTTCCAACCCGACGAGATGGCAAAATCCTTTATGGATTTGTACCGCGCCGGGGTGGCCGAAGGGCTGTTTCTCAGTTCAGGCATCATCAAAGGGGGCGCGGCGACGCAAGACAAACTGCTGGACACGGTGGCCATTTTGCGCGAAAAGCATCTGTTTCGCGGTTATGTGCATCTAAAAATCATGCCCGGCGCGGAGCGGGCGCAGGTGGAGCGTGCGATGCAGTTGGCGAACCGGCTGTCGGTGAATCTGGAAGCGCCCAACGACCATCGGCTGGCGTTGTTGGCGCCTAAGAAGCATTTTTGGGACGAATTGGTACGGCCGTTACAATGGATCGAAGACATCCGCCAGTCGCAGCCGGGGAGTATGGGCTGGAACGGCCGTTGGCCCTCTACCACCACCCAATTTGTCGTCGGCGCGGTGGGTGAAAGTGACCTGGAACTGCTCTCCACCACCGAATACCTTTACCAAAAGTTGCGCATCGGCCGCGCCTATTTCTCCTCCTTTCGCCCCCAGCCAGACACACCGCTGGCACACCTGCCCGCTTCCGACCGGCGGCGTGAACACCGTCTTTACCAGACCTCCTTCCTCTTCCGCGACTACGGCTTCGACCTGGAAGATTTGCCCTTCACCCCAGATGGCAATCTGCCGCTAGACATTGACCCCAAATTGGCCTGGGCGCAGCAAAATCTGCTGCAAAACCCGGTGGAACTCAACCGCGCCGAGCGCCAACAACTGCTGCGTGTGCCCGGCATCGGACCCATCAGCGCCCAAACCATCCTCAACGCCCGCCGCCTCGGCGTGCTGCGCGACATTGCCGACCTGCAACTCCTCGGCGTGCAGACCAAAAATCTCAAGCCGTTTGTATTACTCGACGGCCGTCGTCCCACCTTTCAACTCCCTCTGTGGTAA